One region of Juglans regia cultivar Chandler chromosome 4, Walnut 2.0, whole genome shotgun sequence genomic DNA includes:
- the LOC108990256 gene encoding F-box protein At5g46170-like, with translation MSPSASVRPDYLLIDHFDGLPDSLLLLVFNKIGDVKALGRCCVVSRRFHSLVRQVENVVVRVDCVISDDDSTTSSPSSSDKSRNPFSNLFRFVFFGTIVKPFQFLNQFLGGPKRPSSSGASSSSSLFLAEDGEVDQCGVTHHSPTQVLKNFNEVRFLRIELPSGELGIDDGVLLKWRADFGSTLDNCVILGASSVVYSSKSAYDNGGDGFCTNNNGGGGDDNGSIPESFYTNGGLKLRVVWTISSLIAASARHYLLEPIISEHKTLDNLVLTDADGQGVLCMNRDQLEELRVKPLSASSASKRTQVPALNMRLWYAPHLELPGGMVLKGATLVAIRPSEQSAVAMSRKEVSDVSWVSTAFEEPYGTAAKILVKRRTYCLEMNSF, from the coding sequence ATGTCTCCGTCGGCCTCTGTTCGACCCGATTACTTACTCATCGACCACTTCGACGGATTACCCGACTCCCTCCTCCTCCTTGTCTTCAACAAGATCGGCGACGTCAAGGCTCTCGGCCGCTGCTGCGTCGTCTCCCGTCGGTTCCACTCCCTCGTCCGCCAGGTCGAAAACGTTGTCGTCCGTGTGGACTGCGTCATCTCCGATGACGATTCCACCACTTCCTCTCCTTCCTCCTCCGACAAATCCCGCAACCCCTTCTCCAATCTCTTCcgttttgttttctttggcACCATCGTCAAACCCTTCCAGTTCTTGAACCAATTCCTGGGCGGCCCCAAGAGACCGTCTTCTTCCGGGGCGTCCTCTTCCTCGTCGTTGTTCCTCGCTGAGGATGGTGAGGTCGACCAGTGCGGCGTCACCCACCACTCCCCGACCCAGGTTCTCAAAAACTTTAACGAGGTTCGGTTCCTTCGCATCGAGCTCCCCAGCGGCGAATTGGGCATTGACGACGGCGTTTTGCTGAAGTGGAGGGCCGATTTCGGTTCTACTCTCGACAATTGCGTCATTCTCGGCGCGTCTTCGGTGGTCTACTCTTCGAAGAGCGCGTACGACAATGGTGGAGATGGATTCTGTACCAATAACAATGGAGGTGGAGGTGACGATAACGGAAGCATTCCGGAGTCATTTTATACGAATGGGGGCCTCAAGCTACGAGTGGTTTGGACTATCAGCTCCTTGATCGCGGCCTCGGCAAGGCATTACTTGCTCGAGCCGATCATTTCGGAGCACAAGACTCTTGATAATCTGGTGCTGACCGATGCGGATGGGCAGGGCGTATTGTGTATGAACAGGGATCAGCTCGAGGAGCTGAGAGTGAAGCCCTTGTCGGCTTCGTCGGCATCAAAGAGGACGCAAGTGCCTGCGCTTAATATGCGCCTTTGGTACGCGCCGCACTTGGAACTGCCAGGTGGGATGGTTTTGAAGGGGGCGACGCTGGTGGCGATTCGTCCCAGCGAGCAGTCGGCGGTGGCAATGTCGAGGAAGGAAGTTTCGGATGTGTCATGGGTTTCCACGGCTTTTGAGGAGCCGTACGGCACTGCGGCAAAGATACTGGTGAAGCGGCGGACTTACTGTCTTGAGATGAACTCCTTCTGA